In the Caballeronia sp. LZ062 genome, one interval contains:
- a CDS encoding AAA family ATPase has protein sequence MITGLDITSFGSFTGLDWRRRIRDAGDNPQNFKRLNILYGRNYSGKTTLSRIFRALETGRLPQNYTGSSFTVHGDKGDVTQLTIGCNAYDVRVYNRDFVSDNLSFLVNQTNDGEIKTFAIVGEKNKEIEDAIAAIGVKLGSVENKTGLRHDLEEKRKERDRTTGNHKTAFDSLEGKLRAHANEKIKQNRTYGPAVYNIESIKKDITAVKKAGFVPLTTEEQAAKINLLKQEALPDITDTASVTLKIEAIAIVAKELLDRQIKPTQAIGELLSDTVLQLWVKQGIPLHKDKRDTCAFCRQSLPANIWHALDAHFSQESADLESALDACITSVDSEINRVPGFMTLTGDRFYAEEKVQFEARKKALAECLKVYKQNLETLKAALHARRNSLFERVAMPSSDYDSAAIQGCVDDINSLIAKSNSKTSSLEKDKISAREALRLTDVASFVADIAYDAEKIRIADLETEARNAYTAYTVVNTQIVNSEAEVVILQGKQKDERKGAERVNSLLNHFFGHDGIKLEAKDNGEKTAVRFEVTRDGKSAYNLSEGECSLIAFCYFIAKLEEPNSKGRDLIIYIDDPISSLDGNHIFFMFSLIESLIARPTKKQDGSNGYRYKQLFISTHNLDFLKYLKKISMPAEKNHGGNQHFIIERNGGSSNISLMPSYLRDYVTEFNYLFHQIYKCKNQDAVQGGHEPFYGFGNNLRKFLEAFLFFKFPHHDDKNDAFERIKKFFGEEDATAIALMNRLNNEFSHLESIPDRGFKPVEIPEIAKVANFVLDRIYATDPDQYNALLKSIGEPARAQ, from the coding sequence ATGATTACTGGACTTGACATCACCAGCTTCGGTAGCTTTACAGGCTTGGATTGGAGAAGGCGTATTCGGGATGCTGGAGACAACCCGCAGAATTTCAAACGCTTGAACATCCTGTATGGTCGCAACTATTCCGGGAAGACTACCCTTTCGCGAATCTTCCGGGCTTTGGAAACCGGACGCCTTCCGCAAAACTATACAGGCTCGTCATTCACCGTTCACGGCGACAAGGGTGATGTCACTCAGCTCACCATCGGCTGTAATGCCTACGACGTTCGGGTCTATAACCGTGATTTCGTAAGCGACAATCTCAGCTTCCTTGTCAATCAAACCAATGACGGCGAGATCAAAACCTTTGCTATCGTCGGCGAGAAGAACAAGGAGATTGAAGATGCTATTGCTGCCATCGGCGTCAAGCTGGGCAGTGTCGAGAACAAGACCGGTCTTCGGCATGACCTGGAAGAAAAGCGCAAGGAGCGGGACAGGACAACAGGCAACCATAAGACTGCATTTGATTCTCTGGAAGGAAAGCTGCGAGCTCATGCCAACGAGAAGATCAAGCAAAACCGTACGTATGGCCCTGCCGTCTACAACATAGAGAGCATCAAAAAAGACATCACTGCGGTCAAGAAAGCAGGCTTTGTCCCACTAACGACTGAAGAGCAAGCTGCAAAGATCAACCTGCTCAAGCAAGAAGCCCTGCCCGACATTACAGACACGGCGTCTGTTACTCTGAAGATCGAGGCAATCGCAATAGTTGCGAAAGAGTTGCTGGACAGACAGATTAAGCCGACCCAGGCGATTGGCGAGCTACTTAGTGATACTGTTCTTCAGCTCTGGGTGAAACAGGGTATCCCGCTACATAAAGACAAGCGCGACACCTGTGCTTTCTGCCGTCAAAGCTTGCCGGCCAATATTTGGCATGCCCTCGACGCCCACTTTAGCCAAGAATCTGCAGACCTTGAATCCGCACTGGATGCATGTATTACCTCTGTTGACTCTGAGATTAACCGAGTTCCCGGCTTCATGACGTTAACCGGCGATAGATTCTATGCGGAAGAGAAAGTCCAGTTCGAAGCAAGAAAGAAGGCGCTTGCCGAGTGTCTGAAGGTCTACAAGCAGAATCTAGAAACACTTAAAGCCGCACTGCACGCGCGAAGAAACAGCCTCTTCGAGCGGGTTGCCATGCCCTCGTCCGACTACGACTCTGCCGCTATCCAAGGCTGTGTGGACGATATCAATTCCCTGATAGCCAAGAGCAACAGCAAAACGAGTTCTCTCGAAAAGGACAAGATTTCTGCACGCGAAGCACTCCGGCTTACCGATGTAGCGTCGTTCGTTGCTGACATTGCCTACGATGCGGAAAAAATCCGTATCGCCGATCTTGAAACTGAGGCACGCAACGCCTACACCGCTTACACCGTCGTCAACACTCAGATCGTCAATTCAGAAGCCGAAGTCGTCATCCTACAGGGCAAGCAGAAAGATGAGCGCAAAGGTGCCGAGAGGGTCAATTCACTCTTGAATCACTTCTTCGGTCATGACGGAATCAAGCTAGAAGCCAAAGACAACGGCGAGAAGACTGCCGTTCGTTTCGAAGTCACGCGCGACGGAAAGTCGGCTTACAACCTCAGTGAAGGCGAATGTAGTCTCATCGCGTTCTGCTACTTCATTGCCAAGCTGGAAGAGCCCAACAGCAAGGGCAGAGATCTGATCATCTATATTGACGATCCGATTTCCAGCTTGGACGGTAACCACATTTTCTTCATGTTCAGCTTGATCGAGAGCTTGATTGCAAGGCCAACCAAGAAGCAGGATGGATCAAACGGTTATCGCTATAAGCAACTCTTCATCTCTACCCACAATCTGGACTTCTTGAAGTATCTCAAGAAGATTTCAATGCCCGCCGAGAAGAACCACGGTGGAAACCAGCATTTCATCATTGAGAGAAATGGTGGTTCGAGCAATATTTCCTTGATGCCCTCGTACCTGCGGGACTACGTCACTGAATTCAACTACCTGTTCCACCAGATTTACAAATGCAAGAATCAGGATGCAGTTCAAGGTGGACATGAGCCGTTCTACGGCTTTGGGAACAATCTTCGCAAGTTCCTCGAAGCATTTTTGTTCTTCAAGTTTCCGCATCATGACGACAAGAATGACGCTTTTGAACGCATCAAGAAATTCTTTGGCGAAGAGGATGCTACAGCAATCGCACTGATGAACCGGCTCAACAACGAATTCTCACACCTTGAGTCGATCCCAGATCGAGGATTCAAGCCAGTCGAAATTCCCGAGATTGCAAAGGTGGCTAACTTCGTCCTAGATAGGATCTACGCAACTGATCCTGACCAATACAATGCTTTGCTGAAGAGCATTGGTGAGCCTGCAAGGGCGCAATGA
- the lysS gene encoding lysine--tRNA ligase — protein MTEPTQTSAAPELEDNQIIAERRDKLRSLREQGVAYPNDFRPTHQAAALQNDYAETDKETLEANPLPVALAGRMMLKRVMGKASFATVQDGSGQIQFFVTPADVGADVYEAFKKWDLGDIIAAKGVLFRTNKGELSVRCTELRLLSKALRPLPDKFHGLADQEMRYRQRYVDLIVTPESRKTFMARTKAVTSIRNFMAQANFMEVETPMLHPIPGGAAAKPFVTHHNALDMQMFLRIAPELYLKRLIVGGFERVFEINRNFRNEGVSPRHNPEFTMMEFYAAYTDYRWLMDFTEQLIRQAAVDALGTATIMYQGRELDLSKPFHRLTINQAIQKYAPQYTDAQLGDAVFLRTELKKFGVDTTQPAFLNAGIGALQLALFEETAESQLWEPTYIVDYPIEVSPLARASDSVPGITERFELFITGREIANGFSELNDPEDQAARFQKQVDQKDAGDEEAMYFDADYIRALEYGMPPTGGCGIGIDRLVMLLTDSPSIRDVILFPHLRRED, from the coding sequence ATGACCGAACCGACTCAGACGAGCGCCGCTCCCGAACTGGAAGACAACCAGATCATCGCCGAGCGCCGCGACAAGCTGCGCTCGCTGCGTGAGCAAGGCGTCGCCTATCCGAACGATTTCCGCCCGACGCATCAGGCGGCCGCGCTGCAAAATGACTACGCCGAGACCGACAAGGAGACGCTCGAAGCGAATCCCCTGCCCGTCGCGCTCGCGGGCCGCATGATGCTGAAGCGCGTGATGGGCAAGGCGAGCTTCGCGACGGTTCAGGACGGCAGCGGGCAGATTCAGTTCTTCGTGACGCCCGCCGACGTCGGCGCGGACGTCTACGAGGCATTCAAGAAGTGGGACCTGGGCGACATCATAGCCGCGAAGGGCGTGCTTTTCCGCACGAACAAGGGCGAACTGTCGGTGCGCTGCACGGAACTGCGGCTCTTGTCGAAGGCGCTGCGTCCGCTGCCGGACAAATTCCACGGCCTCGCCGACCAGGAAATGCGCTATCGCCAGCGTTACGTGGATCTGATCGTGACGCCGGAGTCGCGCAAGACGTTCATGGCGCGCACGAAGGCCGTCACGTCCATCCGCAACTTCATGGCGCAGGCGAACTTCATGGAAGTCGAAACGCCGATGCTGCATCCCATTCCGGGCGGCGCGGCGGCGAAGCCTTTCGTCACGCACCACAACGCGCTCGACATGCAGATGTTCCTGCGCATCGCGCCGGAGCTTTATCTCAAGCGGCTGATCGTCGGCGGCTTCGAGCGCGTGTTCGAAATCAATCGCAATTTCCGGAACGAAGGCGTCTCGCCGCGTCACAACCCGGAATTCACGATGATGGAGTTCTACGCGGCCTACACGGATTACCGCTGGTTGATGGACTTCACCGAACAACTGATCCGCCAGGCCGCCGTCGACGCGCTCGGCACCGCGACCATCATGTATCAGGGGCGCGAGCTGGATTTGTCGAAGCCGTTCCATCGCCTGACCATCAACCAGGCGATTCAAAAGTACGCGCCGCAGTACACCGACGCGCAGCTCGGCGACGCCGTGTTCCTGCGCACGGAGTTGAAGAAGTTCGGCGTCGATACGACGCAGCCCGCTTTCCTGAACGCCGGCATCGGCGCATTGCAACTCGCGCTCTTCGAAGAGACGGCGGAATCGCAGTTGTGGGAGCCGACGTATATCGTCGATTATCCGATCGAAGTCTCGCCGCTCGCGCGCGCGTCGGATTCGGTGCCGGGCATCACGGAACGCTTCGAGCTGTTCATCACGGGGCGCGAGATCGCGAACGGCTTTTCGGAACTAAACGATCCGGAAGATCAAGCCGCGCGCTTTCAGAAGCAGGTTGACCAGAAAGACGCGGGCGACGAAGAAGCCATGTATTTCGACGCGGACTACATTCGCGCGCTCGAATACGGCATGCCGCCGACGGGCGGCTGCGGCATCGGCATCGACCGTCTGGTGATGCTGCTGACCGACAGCCCGAGCATCCGCGATGTGATTCTCTTTCCGCATCTGCGTCGGGAAGACTGA
- the prfB gene encoding peptide chain release factor 2 (programmed frameshift): MEAERLNAIESLLADLRRRAGELRGIFDYDAKSARLAEVNKELEDPNVWNDSKNAQALGREKKLLDGVVSTLSALDNDLRDADELFEMAREEGDEDTLVACESDADALKARVEDMEFRRMFSNPADPNNCFIDIQAGAGGTEACDWASMLLRQYLRYCERKGFKTEVLEESEGDVAGIKSATIKVEGEYAYGYLRTETGIHRLVRKSPFDSSGGRHTSFSSVFVYPEIDDSIEIEINPADIRTDTYRASGAGGQHINKTDSAVRLTHAPTGIVVQCQNDRSQHRNRAEAMQMLKARLYEFEMRKRQAEQDKLESSKTDVGWGHQIRSYVLDQSRVKDLRTSVEMSNTRAVLDGDLDDFISASLKQGV; the protein is encoded by the exons ATGGAAGCAGAACGTCTCAACGCGATCGAAAGCCTTCTGGCCGACCTGCGCCGCCGCGCGGGCGAGCTACGG GGTATCTTTGACTACGACGCCAAGTCCGCGCGCCTAGCCGAAGTCAACAAGGAACTCGAAGACCCGAACGTCTGGAACGACTCGAAGAACGCGCAGGCGCTCGGTCGTGAAAAGAAGCTGCTCGACGGCGTGGTGTCGACGCTTTCCGCCCTCGACAACGATCTGCGCGACGCCGACGAACTCTTCGAGATGGCGCGCGAAGAAGGCGACGAAGACACGCTCGTCGCCTGCGAATCCGACGCCGACGCACTGAAAGCGCGCGTCGAAGACATGGAATTCCGCCGGATGTTTTCGAACCCGGCCGATCCGAACAACTGCTTCATCGACATTCAGGCGGGCGCGGGCGGCACCGAGGCGTGCGACTGGGCGTCCATGCTGCTGCGCCAGTATCTGCGCTACTGCGAGCGCAAGGGTTTCAAGACCGAAGTGCTCGAAGAATCCGAAGGCGACGTCGCCGGCATCAAGAGCGCGACGATCAAGGTCGAAGGCGAGTACGCGTACGGCTATCTGCGCACCGAAACCGGCATTCACCGGCTCGTGCGCAAGTCGCCGTTCGATTCCTCGGGCGGGCGGCACACGTCGTTCTCGTCGGTGTTCGTGTATCCGGAAATCGACGATTCCATCGAGATCGAGATCAATCCCGCCGATATCCGCACGGACACGTATCGCGCATCGGGCGCGGGCGGCCAGCACATCAACAAGACGGACTCCGCCGTGCGTCTCACGCACGCGCCGACCGGCATCGTCGTGCAGTGCCAGAACGACCGCTCGCAGCACCGCAACCGCGCCGAAGCCATGCAGATGCTGAAGGCGCGTCTGTACGAATTCGAAATGCGCAAGCGCCAGGCCGAGCAGGACAAGCTCGAATCGAGCAAGACGGACGTGGGCTGGGGACATCAGATTCGCTCCTACGTGCTCGACCAGAGCCGCGTGAAGGACCTGCGCACCAGCGTGGAAATGAGCAACACGCGCGCCGTGCTCGACGGCGACCTCGACGACTTCATCAGCGCGAGCCTGAAACAAGGCGTTTAA
- the recJ gene encoding single-stranded-DNA-specific exonuclease RecJ yields MTRIVTRASSPADAEALMRHGLHPVIARLYAARGVTSPDEVETELKRLHAPIGLKGCDDAAAVLADALAAGKRMLVVADYDCDGATACAVAVRGLRMFGATIDYLVPNRFEYGYGLTPEIVELAARSPLGVPDLLITVDNGIASVEGVAAANALGIDVVVTDHHLPGDELPAARAIVNPNQPGCGFPSKCIAGVGVMFYVLLALRAELRRRGAYESTPEPRLDGLLDLVALGTVADVVKLDCNNRILVAQGLKRIRAGRMQPGIAALFRAAGRDARAASGFDLGFALGPRLNAAGRLSDMSLGIECLTTDDIGRAWELGQQLDAMNRERREIEAGMQQQALAELQSFDAGERATLTLYDASWHQGVIGIVAGRLKERFHRPSFTFAHADDAGTLSKGSGRSIPGFHLRDAVDLISKREPGLIHKFGGHAMAAGLTLATADIPRFTDAFEAIGREWLTADALSRTIETDGELEDAYFTPQFIELLDAAVWGQGFPAPTFSGEFDVASQSLVKDKHLKLQLVRGRQRFNAIWFNHVDPLPPRATVAYRLVSDSWNGVARVQLIVEHAA; encoded by the coding sequence TGCCGAAGCCCTTATGCGCCATGGCCTGCATCCCGTGATCGCGCGGCTCTATGCGGCGCGAGGCGTCACGTCGCCGGACGAAGTGGAAACCGAGTTGAAGCGCCTGCACGCGCCCATCGGCCTGAAGGGTTGCGACGACGCTGCCGCCGTGCTCGCCGATGCGCTCGCGGCCGGCAAGCGCATGCTCGTCGTCGCGGATTACGACTGCGACGGCGCGACCGCGTGCGCGGTTGCCGTGCGCGGCCTGCGCATGTTCGGCGCGACCATCGACTATCTGGTGCCGAACCGCTTCGAATACGGCTACGGGCTGACGCCCGAGATTGTCGAACTGGCCGCGCGCTCGCCGCTCGGCGTGCCGGATCTGCTGATTACCGTCGATAACGGCATCGCGAGCGTCGAAGGCGTCGCGGCGGCCAACGCGCTCGGCATCGATGTCGTCGTGACCGACCATCACCTGCCGGGCGACGAACTGCCCGCCGCACGCGCCATCGTCAATCCGAACCAGCCGGGCTGCGGCTTTCCGAGCAAATGTATCGCGGGCGTCGGCGTGATGTTCTACGTGCTGCTCGCGCTGCGTGCCGAGCTGCGCCGGCGCGGCGCTTACGAGAGCACGCCGGAGCCGCGTCTGGACGGCCTGCTCGATCTCGTTGCGCTCGGCACCGTGGCCGATGTCGTGAAGCTCGACTGCAACAACCGGATTCTCGTCGCGCAGGGTTTGAAGCGGATTCGCGCAGGCCGCATGCAGCCGGGCATCGCCGCTCTGTTCCGCGCGGCCGGCCGCGATGCGCGCGCCGCGTCGGGCTTCGATCTCGGCTTCGCGCTCGGGCCGCGCCTGAACGCGGCGGGACGGCTCTCGGACATGTCGCTCGGCATCGAATGCTTGACGACCGACGACATCGGCCGCGCATGGGAACTCGGGCAACAGCTCGACGCGATGAACCGCGAGCGGCGCGAAATCGAAGCCGGCATGCAACAGCAGGCGCTCGCCGAACTGCAATCGTTCGATGCGGGCGAGCGCGCGACCCTCACGCTCTACGACGCGAGCTGGCATCAGGGCGTGATCGGCATCGTCGCCGGGCGGCTGAAGGAGCGCTTTCACCGGCCGTCGTTCACGTTCGCGCACGCCGACGACGCCGGCACGCTCTCAAAAGGCTCCGGACGCTCGATTCCCGGCTTCCATTTGCGCGATGCCGTCGATCTCATCAGCAAGCGCGAGCCCGGTCTCATCCACAAGTTCGGCGGCCACGCAATGGCGGCGGGCCTCACGCTCGCCACCGCCGACATTCCGCGCTTCACGGACGCGTTCGAAGCGATCGGCCGCGAGTGGCTGACCGCCGACGCGCTCTCGCGGACCATCGAGACGGACGGCGAACTGGAGGACGCGTATTTCACGCCGCAATTCATCGAACTGCTCGACGCGGCGGTCTGGGGACAGGGCTTTCCGGCGCCGACGTTTTCGGGGGAATTCGACGTCGCGTCGCAATCGCTCGTGAAGGACAAGCACCTAAAGCTGCAACTCGTGCGCGGCCGCCAGCGTTTCAACGCGATCTGGTTCAATCACGTCGATCCGCTGCCGCCGCGCGCGACTGTCGCGTACCGGCTCGTCAGCGATTCGTGGAACGGCGTGGCGCGCGTGCAGCTGATCGTCGAGCACGCGGCTTGA